In Gimesia benthica, a single window of DNA contains:
- a CDS encoding outer membrane protein assembly factor BamB family protein codes for MKRINPPFSGRSPLKSVTARLLSAVALLLIGPCTYLLSQDEPARQLLLAFLDPPEQAVPEQSEPDPDAISEDREALIHRIYRNRSLRTQFERAEQKFNEREFTEGALQLEKLLDHQEDYFFWPDDAKHPFNFRKRTRELLSTANPRDLADYERISGPQANGMLEQARESDDLRLFEQIALRFYPLRAGFEAIDYLGTRHLEQGNFEFASRYWDLLLESRIHQSRMKPVHFLKAAVAYQQSDQPKKVTQILSRKSKAEVTLGGVTYRLPQAMERLALNLQNSPSRPADRGWLISQGNSQRNQSVESSVPYFKADWSQPIARTEKYRALEYLINWERKQQRENQSTAVANVPIAVDNLIIYRDFKGVRAVDIDSGETAWLFQSAGSLNQLIDQVDERTPGHAAYSQNLSLEKFYACNSIYGTLSSNGQAVFAVDYIPDQLPPVERNLGLRRNTTHFPLVSQKGNRLVALPVKRMPTAADGLTAIRAPSEDPQPETTFPVKPLWSISGYYFLGAPLPVGNYLYAIAEHNSQLSVLCINPHDGSIFWKQGLAYVDQPIYSDRERSWQQAPLASSEGIIVCTTQIDTVVALDATNGDLLWSYYYGEGDNSRRIAQKRYYRPVSFGHPGLTSAPVISGNRVFYLPSGSPYIHCIDLQTGLPLWEEVNREDGELIAAVVDETVLVLGADYCRGRHIEDGRELWHLQVGPVSGIGFLSQENYLLPTRAGHVLKIHVPTGKEAGFSLSNTNQISSILNHEFKQDLQEGAAYAYEVVKRNGEPSPSEQKQYDWAPGNIIAHRGRIISLGLWQIDAFPQAEAMLASLPDNQQSLSPQQKQIDQLLKAELELALGNLTGAQRRLESLLSNQAVPDIQNRSTALLRELLYAELNRGGQSEAELLGKLESLAQTPLERGRFLSRKSKYLLEQEDYHGLMQVAEDFKKIEVNQPLAMAGDTHHLVTVQSLIAGLMQRIADKADQNDQATLNSIIVEDQQTALQGANISELQAFLDTYGSWSQAVAVRSTLAQKMMQSGQIQQAEFLLMQNHADANPHVAAEAARQLLELWEAVGLPHEAAGLLKELNEKYANIPLENGQTGAEYVARYDRGSAAWSIYQAMQPSRDNVTRVNIRQSDVAAPAPQIAATYRNYERKFLPPPEISQLLLKQGSLLTVVNRHAGQSIGQVKVSDRISYPYHSRNTRVGHFIPLGSSHKIHGVSLLQLEGDVSEPLWTTEFDDLNNSQSLFYVGPSGPRVCVFQWGNRLFGLNPANGKVLWERKNIPSKSGFLSDSSKGLVGDQEAIVAFSINRTNYDVYSAITGERIRQGELELNSRIRHVFGRKLFYETTSTTEKRVRLWDPLTDRLLLDEPVDNSGFSTQISDTELAILLPPNRLRVLNVETGETMIETDIPDEYLKNLNKFIGFSDHGCYYFNFSYTTPRRRTPQNDFFISDSFLNVVHIDNDLLSIDKQSGNILWNRNLPKRSWIDTSQYELPFLIFMSKIRTESRTRSYSFLFEILDARTGKTIGFKDNILKDTILQMQIDPRLRKIILQGMHSAVEIDYQNPTRGLENLLDSPL; via the coding sequence ATGAAACGAATCAATCCTCCATTCTCAGGGCGTTCTCCCCTGAAGAGTGTCACTGCCAGACTGCTTTCAGCAGTCGCCCTCCTGTTGATCGGGCCTTGTACATATCTTCTCTCACAAGATGAACCAGCCCGCCAGCTCCTGCTGGCGTTTCTGGATCCTCCTGAACAGGCCGTTCCTGAACAAAGCGAACCTGACCCCGACGCGATCTCCGAAGATCGGGAAGCCTTGATTCATCGGATCTACCGAAATCGAAGCCTGCGAACGCAATTCGAACGTGCAGAACAGAAATTCAACGAACGGGAATTCACCGAGGGAGCCCTGCAGCTGGAAAAGCTGCTCGACCATCAGGAAGACTATTTTTTCTGGCCCGATGATGCGAAACACCCGTTCAATTTTCGTAAACGGACTCGGGAACTCCTTTCCACTGCCAATCCCCGGGACCTCGCCGATTACGAACGTATCTCAGGCCCTCAGGCCAATGGGATGCTGGAGCAGGCACGAGAGTCAGACGACCTGCGCCTCTTTGAACAGATCGCCTTACGCTTTTATCCCCTCCGGGCCGGATTTGAAGCCATCGATTATCTGGGGACCCGGCATCTGGAACAGGGGAATTTCGAGTTTGCTTCACGCTACTGGGATCTGCTTCTGGAGAGCCGCATCCATCAGTCCCGCATGAAACCAGTTCACTTTCTCAAAGCAGCAGTTGCTTACCAGCAATCAGACCAACCGAAAAAGGTCACGCAGATTCTGTCGCGTAAAAGTAAAGCTGAGGTTACTCTGGGCGGCGTGACATACCGCTTACCGCAGGCGATGGAACGACTCGCTCTGAACCTGCAAAACAGCCCAAGTAGACCTGCCGATCGTGGCTGGTTGATCTCCCAGGGGAACTCGCAACGAAACCAGTCTGTTGAATCGAGCGTTCCTTACTTTAAGGCCGACTGGAGCCAGCCGATTGCGCGAACTGAAAAATATCGTGCACTCGAGTACCTGATTAATTGGGAGCGAAAGCAGCAACGAGAGAACCAGTCGACAGCTGTCGCGAATGTTCCGATTGCGGTCGATAATCTGATTATCTATCGTGATTTTAAAGGGGTCAGAGCCGTCGATATCGATTCCGGTGAGACTGCCTGGTTGTTTCAGAGTGCCGGCAGCCTCAACCAGTTGATCGATCAGGTCGACGAACGCACGCCCGGTCATGCCGCGTATTCACAAAATCTGTCGCTGGAGAAATTCTACGCCTGTAACTCGATTTACGGCACGCTTTCCAGCAACGGTCAGGCAGTTTTTGCCGTGGACTACATTCCCGACCAGCTCCCTCCAGTCGAGAGAAACCTGGGACTGCGTCGCAATACGACACATTTTCCCCTGGTCTCACAAAAGGGCAATCGGCTGGTAGCACTCCCCGTCAAACGAATGCCGACTGCAGCCGACGGGTTAACTGCAATCCGGGCCCCTTCAGAAGATCCTCAACCAGAAACCACCTTTCCGGTGAAACCACTGTGGAGTATTTCCGGCTATTATTTCCTCGGTGCACCGCTACCGGTTGGAAACTATCTGTATGCGATCGCCGAGCATAACAGCCAGCTCTCTGTGCTCTGTATCAATCCACATGACGGCTCGATTTTCTGGAAACAGGGGCTGGCTTACGTCGATCAGCCGATTTATTCAGATCGCGAGCGATCATGGCAACAGGCACCGCTGGCCTCTAGCGAGGGGATCATTGTCTGTACAACACAGATCGATACCGTAGTCGCGTTGGATGCTACAAACGGCGACCTGCTCTGGAGCTATTATTACGGTGAAGGGGATAACTCCCGTCGGATCGCTCAGAAACGCTATTATCGCCCGGTCAGTTTCGGACATCCCGGACTCACGAGTGCCCCGGTGATCTCCGGCAACCGTGTCTTCTACCTTCCCAGTGGCTCCCCCTACATTCACTGTATTGACCTGCAAACAGGACTCCCCCTGTGGGAAGAAGTCAATCGCGAGGATGGCGAACTGATCGCTGCCGTAGTCGATGAGACTGTGCTGGTGCTCGGGGCTGACTACTGCCGCGGTCGGCATATCGAGGATGGTCGAGAGCTCTGGCATCTGCAGGTAGGACCAGTTTCCGGCATCGGTTTTCTTTCTCAGGAGAACTACCTGCTGCCGACCAGAGCAGGGCATGTGCTCAAAATCCATGTTCCGACCGGAAAGGAAGCAGGCTTCTCCCTCAGCAATACGAATCAGATTTCAAGTATCTTGAACCACGAGTTTAAACAGGACCTGCAAGAGGGCGCAGCCTATGCTTATGAGGTCGTCAAGCGAAATGGGGAGCCATCTCCTTCAGAGCAGAAACAGTATGACTGGGCTCCCGGAAATATTATCGCCCATCGTGGGCGGATTATTTCGCTGGGTCTCTGGCAGATTGATGCGTTTCCCCAGGCCGAAGCGATGCTGGCCAGCCTGCCTGACAATCAGCAGTCGCTATCTCCTCAACAGAAACAGATCGACCAACTGCTCAAAGCCGAACTCGAACTTGCCCTGGGTAACCTGACCGGTGCCCAGCGTCGCCTGGAGTCTCTTCTATCCAACCAGGCAGTCCCAGACATCCAGAATCGTTCCACAGCCCTGCTGCGGGAACTGCTCTATGCGGAACTCAATCGTGGTGGTCAGAGTGAAGCGGAACTCCTGGGTAAGCTGGAGTCGCTGGCCCAGACACCTCTGGAACGGGGACGCTTCCTGTCTCGTAAATCGAAGTACCTGCTGGAGCAGGAGGACTACCATGGGCTGATGCAGGTCGCTGAGGACTTCAAAAAAATTGAGGTCAATCAGCCGCTGGCCATGGCAGGAGACACACATCATCTGGTCACCGTACAAAGCCTGATCGCCGGGCTGATGCAGCGGATCGCAGACAAAGCAGATCAGAATGACCAGGCAACTCTGAACTCCATTATTGTCGAAGATCAACAGACGGCCTTACAGGGAGCGAACATCTCAGAACTACAGGCTTTTCTCGACACCTATGGCAGCTGGTCACAGGCAGTAGCAGTACGGAGTACACTGGCCCAAAAAATGATGCAGTCCGGACAGATTCAACAGGCGGAATTTCTACTGATGCAGAACCACGCCGATGCGAATCCCCATGTTGCCGCGGAAGCCGCCCGGCAGTTGCTTGAGCTTTGGGAAGCAGTTGGCCTACCGCATGAGGCGGCGGGACTCCTGAAAGAGCTCAATGAGAAGTATGCAAACATCCCGTTGGAGAATGGACAGACCGGAGCAGAATATGTCGCGCGTTATGACCGAGGGTCTGCTGCCTGGTCGATCTATCAAGCCATGCAACCTTCGAGAGATAACGTAACCCGGGTAAATATTCGTCAAAGCGACGTCGCTGCTCCTGCGCCGCAAATCGCGGCTACCTACAGAAACTATGAACGAAAGTTTCTGCCGCCACCAGAGATCTCGCAGTTGTTACTGAAACAGGGCTCCCTACTCACCGTGGTTAATCGGCACGCCGGTCAATCAATCGGTCAGGTGAAAGTCTCTGACCGGATTTCCTATCCCTATCATTCGCGAAATACGCGTGTGGGTCATTTTATTCCCCTGGGAAGCAGTCATAAAATTCATGGTGTTTCACTGCTACAGCTGGAGGGTGATGTTTCAGAGCCCCTCTGGACTACCGAATTCGACGATTTGAACAATTCTCAATCGCTGTTTTATGTCGGCCCTTCCGGACCTCGTGTCTGTGTCTTTCAGTGGGGCAACCGTCTGTTCGGTCTGAATCCTGCGAATGGAAAAGTACTCTGGGAGCGGAAGAACATTCCTTCCAAATCCGGTTTCCTTAGTGATTCCAGCAAAGGGCTTGTTGGTGATCAGGAAGCGATCGTCGCTTTCAGCATCAATCGTACGAATTACGATGTTTACAGCGCCATCACTGGAGAACGGATTCGCCAGGGAGAACTTGAGCTCAACAGCCGCATTCGACACGTATTTGGTCGCAAGCTGTTTTATGAAACCACATCCACGACCGAAAAGCGAGTCCGTCTCTGGGATCCGTTGACTGATCGACTACTCCTCGATGAGCCGGTGGACAACTCCGGTTTCTCTACTCAGATTTCCGATACCGAGCTGGCAATTCTGCTGCCTCCGAACCGGCTGCGAGTTCTGAATGTGGAAACGGGCGAGACCATGATCGAGACTGACATCCCTGATGAATATCTCAAAAACCTCAACAAGTTCATCGGCTTTTCCGACCACGGATGCTATTACTTTAATTTCTCTTACACCACGCCGCGTCGTCGCACACCGCAGAATGATTTCTTCATCAGTGACTCATTCCTGAATGTCGTGCACATCGATAATGACCTGCTGAGCATTGATAAGCAGTCCGGCAATATCCTCTGGAACCGCAATCTGCCTAAACGCTCGTGGATCGACACATCTCAGTATGAGTTGCCTTTCCTGATTTTCATGAGCAAAATCCGTACGGAATCCCGGACCCGGAGTTATTCGTTCCTGTTCGAAATTCTCGATGCCCGGACAGGCAAGACCATCGGCTTCAAGGATAACATCCTCAAGGACACGATTTTGCAGATGCAGATCGACCCCCGCTTGCGGAAGATTATCCTGCAGGGGATGCACAGTGCCGTGGAAATTGATTACCAGAACCCAACCCGGGGACTGGAGAATCTGCTGGACTCTCCGTTGTAA
- a CDS encoding FAD-dependent oxidoreductase: MADKKIDRRDFGKYLAGGTAAFLTGAANAADKQPLVDGVTRPSNTLILDGGGQSVWNSTAQHVRTRGWISPDGKIFHEAARNIPIQEEDDVIVCGGGPAGFAAALAAARSGAKTRLLEVNGCVGGVWTAGALTLIIDAQKKPGIMHEILEKLEERDASNVLNNGSVAYDTEKTKLLLEDMLLEAGVKIQLHTRVVGAVTDINNRLSVIVTESKSGRQAWRAKSFIDCTGDGDMAAQAGCGYEFGQPGTGLTQPMSLMVLLTGVTTDGIAQFVRGDAEPRKLGNPKKNLLAEFQRAGVDPSYGGPTIFRVRDGLFAMMANHEYGTLSIDAAHVTDATLQARREVHKLVNSLKKLGDPWTNLEIIATAEQIGTREGRRILGRYYVSSEDLKNGARFDDAICHVRFGIDVHSTNPGKTKAIEKKPFKSKPYDIPLRALIARDVNGLMMAGRCISGDFIAHSSYRVTGNAVAMGEAAGVASAMAATSDKMPHEVPFSAVSKQLAQIRGEDQQQVKS; encoded by the coding sequence ATGGCAGACAAGAAGATAGACCGCCGCGATTTTGGAAAATATCTGGCCGGTGGAACTGCCGCCTTCCTGACGGGGGCAGCCAATGCGGCTGACAAACAACCCCTCGTCGATGGTGTGACGCGGCCCTCAAATACGCTGATTCTGGATGGAGGCGGTCAATCGGTCTGGAACTCCACGGCGCAACATGTTCGTACCCGCGGTTGGATTTCCCCAGACGGGAAGATCTTTCACGAAGCCGCCCGGAATATCCCCATTCAGGAAGAAGACGATGTGATTGTCTGTGGTGGTGGCCCGGCCGGTTTTGCCGCAGCCCTGGCAGCAGCACGCAGCGGAGCCAAAACCCGTCTGCTGGAAGTGAATGGTTGTGTGGGAGGTGTCTGGACTGCTGGTGCGTTGACACTGATTATCGATGCGCAGAAGAAGCCGGGCATTATGCATGAGATTCTGGAAAAACTCGAAGAACGTGATGCCAGTAATGTCTTGAATAACGGGTCGGTCGCCTACGACACCGAAAAAACCAAGCTGTTACTCGAAGACATGCTGCTGGAAGCGGGAGTCAAGATTCAGCTGCATACCCGCGTGGTCGGGGCTGTGACAGACATCAACAATCGTCTGTCGGTAATTGTCACTGAATCGAAGTCGGGTCGACAGGCCTGGCGGGCGAAGTCATTCATTGACTGTACCGGTGACGGCGACATGGCGGCACAGGCCGGTTGTGGCTATGAGTTCGGGCAGCCCGGTACCGGGCTCACCCAGCCGATGAGTCTGATGGTATTGCTGACCGGCGTAACGACAGACGGGATCGCCCAGTTTGTCCGCGGCGATGCAGAACCCCGCAAACTGGGGAATCCCAAGAAGAACCTGCTGGCAGAATTTCAGCGTGCCGGCGTGGATCCCTCTTATGGTGGACCGACAATCTTCCGGGTGCGGGACGGCCTGTTTGCGATGATGGCCAACCATGAATATGGAACACTTTCGATCGATGCTGCTCACGTTACCGACGCAACCCTGCAGGCACGTCGAGAAGTACACAAGCTGGTCAACAGTCTCAAGAAACTGGGGGATCCCTGGACGAACCTTGAGATTATCGCGACCGCAGAACAGATCGGAACGCGTGAAGGACGTCGTATTCTGGGGCGTTATTACGTTTCGAGTGAAGATCTGAAAAATGGTGCCCGCTTTGATGACGCAATCTGTCATGTCCGATTTGGGATCGACGTGCATTCCACCAACCCGGGTAAAACCAAGGCGATTGAAAAGAAACCATTCAAATCAAAACCCTATGACATTCCGTTACGGGCTCTGATCGCCCGGGATGTCAACGGCCTGATGATGGCTGGACGCTGCATCAGCGGTGACTTTATCGCGCACAGCAGTTACCGGGTCACAGGGAATGCGGTCGCGATGGGGGAAGCAGCCGGAGTCGCATCAGCAATGGCGGCGACTTCAGACAAAATGCCTCACGAAGTCCCCTTCTCTGCCGTTTCCAAACAGCTGGCACAGATTCGCGGGGAAGATCAGCAGCAGGTAAAAAGCTAA
- a CDS encoding glycine--tRNA ligase — MEKIVALCKRRGFVFQSSEIYGGLQGFWDYGPLGVELKRNVREAWWSDMITTHNELIAPEGAPKPFGMTGVETTIIMHPSVWKSSGHFDLFHDFMVDSKESKARFRVDHVSVAVAYASDQKPVACETYMADIGEEGLSKTKRKRLEKAIAEYEKDNNLSNSEEPQISVCNLMEYAKMLADAGIPATGKLEARCPDTGGELTEPREFNLMFKTIIGALSGEEGTAFLRPETAQGMFVNFKNVVDSGRVKVPFGIAQIGKSFRNEITPRNYTFRSREFEQMEMEFFCHPDESFEWYQYWRDRRYNWYIQHGINPENLILRDHTQEELAHYSVGTADVEYAFPFMEENEYGELEGIAHRGDFDLRSHMEGKLVREGDQLVVEKNEHGQPKYKGSGKDLTYFDDQTRERFIPHVIEPAAGADRATLAFLCEAYYEDEQPDDKGEMQSRTVMQFHPKLAPVKAAVFPLIKKAGMPEVAADIYGKLKKAGIQAVYDQQGAIGRRYRRQDEIGTPFCLTVDGDTEQDNCVTMRDRDSLKQERIPIDDIVAEVQRRIHG; from the coding sequence ATGGAAAAGATTGTAGCGTTGTGTAAACGACGCGGGTTTGTTTTTCAGTCTTCTGAGATCTATGGCGGATTGCAGGGGTTCTGGGATTACGGCCCATTAGGAGTCGAACTCAAGCGGAATGTCCGTGAAGCATGGTGGTCCGATATGATCACGACTCACAACGAACTCATTGCGCCCGAAGGTGCCCCCAAACCATTTGGCATGACCGGGGTCGAAACTACAATTATCATGCATCCCAGCGTCTGGAAAAGTTCGGGGCACTTCGATCTGTTCCACGACTTCATGGTGGACTCTAAAGAGTCCAAGGCCCGCTTCCGCGTAGATCATGTCTCGGTTGCAGTCGCTTATGCTTCCGATCAGAAACCGGTCGCCTGTGAAACTTATATGGCAGACATCGGTGAGGAAGGTCTCTCTAAAACCAAACGCAAGCGGCTGGAAAAAGCAATTGCGGAATACGAGAAAGACAATAATCTTTCCAACAGCGAAGAGCCGCAGATTTCAGTCTGTAACCTGATGGAATACGCGAAAATGCTGGCAGACGCTGGCATCCCCGCGACCGGTAAGCTGGAAGCCCGCTGTCCAGATACCGGGGGCGAACTGACTGAGCCTCGTGAGTTCAACCTGATGTTCAAAACAATCATCGGTGCTCTCTCGGGCGAGGAAGGAACCGCCTTTCTCCGTCCGGAAACCGCACAGGGGATGTTCGTGAATTTCAAGAATGTCGTCGACAGTGGTCGCGTGAAAGTGCCGTTCGGGATCGCCCAGATCGGAAAGAGTTTCCGTAACGAAATTACGCCGCGGAACTACACCTTCCGTTCGCGCGAATTCGAACAGATGGAAATGGAGTTCTTCTGTCATCCGGATGAATCTTTCGAATGGTATCAGTACTGGCGCGACCGCAGATACAACTGGTACATTCAGCACGGGATTAATCCTGAGAACCTGATTCTCCGCGACCATACCCAGGAAGAACTGGCGCACTACTCTGTCGGGACGGCGGATGTCGAGTACGCCTTCCCCTTCATGGAAGAAAACGAATATGGAGAACTGGAAGGTATTGCCCACCGTGGTGATTTCGACCTGCGTTCCCACATGGAAGGAAAACTGGTACGAGAAGGCGATCAGCTGGTGGTTGAAAAGAACGAGCATGGTCAGCCTAAGTACAAAGGGAGCGGGAAAGATCTGACCTACTTCGACGATCAGACGCGCGAACGGTTCATTCCCCACGTGATTGAACCGGCTGCAGGGGCCGACCGGGCCACTCTGGCGTTCCTGTGTGAAGCGTATTACGAAGACGAACAACCCGATGATAAGGGGGAGATGCAGTCTCGTACCGTCATGCAGTTCCATCCCAAACTGGCACCTGTGAAAGCAGCCGTATTCCCGCTGATCAAAAAGGCGGGCATGCCGGAAGTTGCTGCCGACATTTACGGGAAGTTGAAAAAGGCCGGGATCCAGGCCGTCTACGATCAACAGGGAGCAATCGGGCGTCGTTATCGGCGTCAGGACGAGATCGGAACACCTTTCTGCTTGACAGTGGATGGGGATACCGAACAGGATAACTGTGTGACCATGCGTGATCGTGATTCGCTGAAACAGGAGCGAATTCCCATCGATGATATCGTGGCGGAAGTTCAACGGCGCATTCACGGTTAA
- a CDS encoding 2-phosphosulfolactate phosphatase translates to MPAEIRTCFLPVLSQPEEFSGSVAVILDILRASSTMTYALNSGAEAVIPCQEIDEARELADQLRSAGEQVLLGGERKGIQIEGFDLDNSPARYPADVVQDRKIVFTTSNGTRALKRAIQARRILIGAFLNLDALLKILKASDGLIYLVCAGTDGVVTGEDCLCAGAIASELVEQCEQDLVLDDSTRIVIDHYRTQIQQPDGLLQGVRASLGGRNLIRRGFEEDIQLCCQRGLISQVPEFDHQTGLITFSAG, encoded by the coding sequence ATGCCTGCTGAGATACGAACCTGCTTTTTACCTGTCTTGTCACAACCTGAAGAGTTTTCAGGGAGTGTTGCTGTAATTCTGGATATTCTGCGTGCTTCGTCCACGATGACCTACGCGCTGAATTCCGGAGCCGAGGCGGTCATTCCGTGTCAGGAAATCGACGAAGCCCGTGAACTGGCCGACCAACTCCGGTCTGCAGGCGAGCAGGTTCTGCTCGGAGGCGAACGCAAAGGGATTCAGATTGAAGGCTTCGATCTGGATAACTCCCCTGCCCGCTATCCTGCTGACGTGGTACAGGACAGGAAGATTGTCTTCACCACCAGTAATGGTACACGGGCACTGAAACGAGCCATCCAGGCGCGACGAATCCTGATCGGGGCGTTTCTTAATCTGGACGCATTGCTGAAAATTCTCAAAGCGAGTGACGGGCTGATCTATCTGGTCTGTGCCGGAACGGATGGGGTCGTTACGGGAGAAGACTGTCTCTGTGCCGGTGCGATTGCATCCGAACTGGTCGAGCAGTGCGAGCAGGATCTGGTATTGGACGATTCCACACGGATCGTGATCGACCATTACCGGACACAGATCCAGCAGCCAGATGGCCTGTTACAGGGAGTTCGCGCCAGCCTGGGAGGCCGCAACCTGATTCGGCGTGGCTTTGAAGAGGATATTCAATTATGTTGCCAGCGTGGACTGATTTCACAAGTCCCTGAATTTGATCACCAGACCGGCCTGATTACGTTTTCAGCCGGCTGA
- the purD gene encoding phosphoribosylamine--glycine ligase, translated as MRTMKVLVVGQGGREHALVWKLAQSESVSQVFCAPGNAGTCLDGTNVDISVSDIPRMVAFAKEEAIGLAIIGPEVPLVAGLADALRKEGIPVFGPSKAAAELEGSKSFAKQMMWKANVPTAKSETFNNFEAAEAFVEDREEQPLVIKADGLAAGKGVLICDTKQEALDAIRSLMKIKEFGDAGKTIIIEEKLIGQEVSILAIVSGSTIIPLETSQDHKAAYDGDKGPNTGGMGAYSPAPLVTDSLMSEIIEKILVPMVNVMKIEDRPFNGILYAGLMITNQGPKVLEFNVRFGDPEAQPVLMRLKTDLGELLLAAAEERLDDIEPLEWDERPTVCVVMAAEGYPGDYEKGKVIRGLDEAAALADTKVFHAGTTMKDEQVVTDGGRVLGVTAIGDSISDAKLKAYQAVKCIRWDGAWCRKDISDKAR; from the coding sequence TTGAGAACGATGAAAGTGTTAGTGGTTGGTCAGGGTGGTCGGGAACATGCTCTGGTCTGGAAACTGGCTCAGTCCGAATCCGTCTCCCAGGTCTTTTGTGCTCCAGGTAATGCAGGCACCTGTCTGGATGGAACGAATGTGGATATCAGTGTTTCGGATATCCCCCGCATGGTCGCCTTTGCGAAGGAAGAAGCCATCGGCCTGGCGATTATCGGCCCCGAAGTTCCACTGGTCGCAGGTCTGGCAGATGCTCTGCGGAAGGAAGGCATTCCGGTCTTTGGTCCCTCCAAAGCGGCTGCGGAGCTGGAAGGCAGTAAATCGTTCGCCAAGCAGATGATGTGGAAGGCGAATGTTCCCACAGCGAAATCAGAAACATTCAATAACTTTGAGGCGGCCGAGGCCTTTGTTGAAGACCGCGAAGAACAGCCGCTGGTGATTAAGGCAGACGGTCTGGCTGCGGGTAAAGGTGTGCTGATCTGTGACACAAAACAGGAAGCACTGGATGCCATCAGGTCGCTGATGAAAATCAAAGAGTTCGGCGATGCAGGGAAAACTATCATCATCGAAGAGAAGCTGATTGGCCAGGAAGTCAGTATTCTGGCGATCGTCAGCGGTTCGACGATTATCCCTCTCGAAACCTCTCAGGATCACAAAGCGGCCTACGATGGAGACAAAGGTCCCAATACCGGTGGCATGGGAGCTTACAGCCCTGCTCCGCTGGTTACCGATTCATTGATGAGCGAGATCATCGAAAAGATTCTGGTGCCGATGGTCAACGTCATGAAAATTGAAGATCGACCCTTTAACGGGATTCTCTACGCCGGTCTGATGATCACCAACCAGGGACCAAAGGTGCTGGAATTCAACGTGCGATTTGGTGATCCCGAAGCACAACCGGTGCTGATGCGGCTCAAGACCGATCTCGGAGAACTCCTGCTCGCAGCCGCGGAAGAGCGTCTGGACGATATCGAGCCACTGGAGTGGGACGAACGTCCAACCGTTTGTGTGGTGATGGCCGCTGAAGGTTATCCCGGCGATTACGAAAAAGGGAAAGTCATTCGCGGACTGGATGAAGCGGCAGCACTGGCGGACACGAAAGTCTTCCATGCAGGGACAACCATGAAAGATGAGCAGGTTGTCACCGATGGCGGGCGTGTGCTGGGAGTCACCGCAATTGGTGATTCGATCAGCGATGCCAAGCTGAAAGCCTACCAGGCCGTAAAGTGCATCCGCTGGGATGGTGCCTGGTGCCGCAAGGATATTTCCGACAAGGCTCGCTGA
- a CDS encoding aspartate-semialdehyde dehydrogenase gives MFDTVAIIGATGAVGHIMRKLLEDRNFQAKQFRFLASARSAGKTLEFQGKTYTLEELTKDSFEGVELVIASTPDDVAAEFLPSAVEAGAIVIDESGYWRMKPEVALVVPEINPEAALEAKGIIASPNCSTTQMVMALKPLHDASPVKRVIVSTYQATSGAGVAGTSDLLEGSRAYLDEKDYEYQVFPHPIAFNAIPQIGSEKEDGYTSEEMKMVYETRKILGDESIQVNPTCVRIPVANCHSETITVETERPISPEEARKLFSEFPGITVVDDLQKLEYPLPSNCDGSDEVFIGRIRRDISNPNGLSFWCVSDNLRKGAATNAVQIAELLAKHKACT, from the coding sequence GTGTTTGATACTGTCGCCATCATTGGTGCCACCGGTGCCGTCGGGCACATCATGCGGAAACTGCTGGAAGACCGGAACTTCCAGGCGAAACAATTTCGATTTCTGGCTTCGGCCCGCTCCGCAGGCAAAACACTCGAATTTCAGGGAAAAACATACACTCTGGAAGAACTGACCAAAGATTCTTTTGAGGGAGTCGAGCTGGTCATCGCGTCTACCCCGGATGATGTTGCCGCCGAATTTCTGCCCTCTGCAGTCGAAGCCGGCGCGATCGTCATCGATGAATCGGGTTACTGGCGGATGAAGCCGGAAGTGGCGCTTGTCGTTCCGGAAATCAATCCCGAAGCGGCCCTGGAAGCAAAAGGGATTATCGCCAGCCCCAACTGTTCGACCACTCAGATGGTCATGGCCCTGAAGCCGCTGCACGATGCTTCTCCTGTGAAACGGGTAATCGTCAGCACATACCAGGCGACCAGTGGAGCAGGGGTTGCCGGCACCAGCGATCTGCTGGAAGGTTCACGCGCCTATCTGGATGAAAAAGACTACGAATATCAGGTCTTTCCTCACCCAATCGCCTTCAATGCGATCCCTCAGATCGGCAGCGAAAAGGAAGACGGCTACACCAGCGAAGAAATGAAGATGGTCTACGAAACCCGTAAAATCCTTGGTGATGAATCCATCCAGGTCAATCCAACCTGTGTCCGGATTCCCGTTGCCAACTGTCACAGCGAAACCATTACGGTCGAAACCGAACGCCCGATTTCACCAGAAGAAGCCCGCAAGCTCTTCTCTGAATTCCCCGGAATCACCGTAGTAGACGACCTGCAGAAACTGGAATACCCGCTCCCCTCGAATTGTGATGGAAGCGATGAAGTCTTTATCGGACGGATCCGCCGCGATATTTCGAATCCGAACGGGCTCTCATTCTGGTGCGTCAGCGATAACCTGCGTAAGGGGGCCGCCACCAATGCGGTTCAAATCGCAGAACTGCTGGCGAAACACAAAGCCTGCACCTAA